One window of Rhodopirellula bahusiensis genomic DNA carries:
- a CDS encoding phytoene desaturase family protein, with product MYDTIIIGAGMSGLAAGIRLAHFDQRVCILEKHYTIGGLNSFYRMGGRDYDVGLHAMTNFARKGDKKGPLAKLIRQLRFSWEDFKLAEQNGSSIRFPGVELDFNNDIAMLESEIKSRFPDQIDGFRSLCGSLLDYSDMDGDAPEFMRSARKVMAEHLSDPLLIEMLLCPLMWYGNARENDMDFGQFCIMFRACYLEGFGRPYKGVRVILKNLVRKFRGLGGELKLRSGVSNIHVEDGKAVGVVLDDGTELRAKRILSSAGTVETMRMCDDITEPDVAKAGKLSFIESISVLDCKPKELGFDRTIVFYNDSPNFHWERPDDSLCDARTGVICSPNNYIYDAEEGELPDGVVRITTLANHDLWSELPEEKYRAAKVTQYDDAVASAVRFMPDFRSRVVDTDVFTPKTIRRFTWHDNGAVYGAPDKQLDGTTHLPNVFLCGTDQGFVGIVGAIVSGISMANRHCLQV from the coding sequence ATGTACGACACCATCATCATCGGCGCGGGGATGAGCGGGCTGGCAGCCGGCATTCGCTTGGCCCACTTTGACCAACGCGTTTGCATTCTCGAGAAGCACTACACGATCGGTGGTCTGAACTCGTTCTATCGAATGGGCGGTCGCGACTACGACGTTGGGCTGCACGCGATGACCAACTTCGCTCGCAAGGGTGACAAGAAAGGTCCGCTGGCCAAGCTCATTCGGCAACTGCGATTCAGCTGGGAAGATTTCAAGCTTGCCGAGCAGAACGGATCCTCGATCCGATTCCCCGGTGTCGAGTTGGATTTCAACAATGACATCGCGATGCTCGAGAGCGAAATCAAATCTCGCTTTCCCGATCAGATCGATGGTTTCCGCAGCCTGTGTGGATCGCTGCTCGACTACAGCGACATGGACGGGGACGCTCCCGAGTTCATGCGTTCGGCTCGCAAAGTCATGGCGGAACATCTGTCTGATCCGCTGTTGATCGAGATGCTGTTGTGCCCGCTGATGTGGTACGGCAACGCTCGCGAAAACGACATGGATTTTGGCCAGTTCTGCATCATGTTCCGAGCTTGTTACTTGGAAGGTTTTGGGCGTCCGTACAAAGGGGTTCGAGTCATCCTGAAGAACTTGGTTCGGAAATTTCGCGGGCTCGGCGGCGAGCTCAAATTGCGAAGCGGCGTTTCCAACATCCACGTCGAAGACGGCAAGGCTGTCGGCGTTGTGCTGGACGATGGCACCGAACTGCGGGCCAAGCGAATTCTGTCGTCCGCGGGCACGGTCGAGACCATGCGGATGTGCGACGACATCACCGAGCCAGACGTGGCAAAGGCTGGCAAGTTGTCGTTCATCGAATCGATCAGCGTGCTGGATTGCAAGCCGAAAGAACTGGGGTTCGATCGCACCATCGTGTTCTACAACGATTCGCCGAACTTCCACTGGGAACGCCCCGACGATTCGTTGTGTGATGCTCGAACGGGAGTCATCTGCAGCCCGAATAATTACATCTACGACGCAGAAGAAGGCGAGTTGCCCGACGGTGTGGTTCGGATCACGACGCTCGCCAACCACGATCTGTGGTCGGAGTTGCCGGAGGAAAAGTATCGGGCGGCGAAGGTGACGCAGTACGACGATGCCGTCGCATCGGCCGTTCGGTTCATGCCCGATTTTCGTTCTCGCGTCGTCGACACGGACGTGTTCACGCCCAAAACAATTCGCCGTTTCACCTGGCACGACAACGGAGCCGTCTATGGTGCTCCTGACAAGCAGTTGGATGGAACGACGCACCTGCCCAATGTTTTCTTGTGCGGTACCGACCAAGGATTCGTTGGCATCGTGGGTGCGATCGTCAGCGGCATCAGCATGGCGAACCGGCACTGCCTTCAAGTTTGA
- a CDS encoding beta-ketoacyl-[acyl-carrier-protein] synthase family protein, giving the protein MIAPNLASQLPDDQRIVITGVGLTSPNGNDWATFRQALLEKRSGVQPYEIRYFGETLAGVCDFDAKKYQSKKDIRRGTRAGSVGVYTAQEAVAHSGLDWENVDKDRVGIYVGVTEHGNVETENEIHVIKGFDYDTSCWSHHHNPRTVANNPAGEIALNMQITGPHYTIGAACAAGNAGIIQGAQMLRLNECDVAIAGGTSESIHTFGIFASFNSQNALATHADPTLASRPFDQKRNGIVVAEGGCLYTLERLSDAKARGAEIHGELVGYAMNTDATDFVLPNPERQAQCVQKALKRAGLEADQIDIVSTHATGTNSGDIQECAALRSVFGKCENVRINNTKSYIGHAMGAAGSLELAGNLMAFRDQVVHPTINVDELDPECDLPGLVLNEPQEKPRVDYILNNSFGMLGINSVVIVGRV; this is encoded by the coding sequence GTGATCGCCCCCAACCTCGCCTCGCAGCTTCCTGACGACCAACGCATTGTCATCACCGGCGTCGGTTTGACATCGCCCAACGGCAACGACTGGGCAACGTTTCGTCAGGCGTTGCTGGAAAAACGCAGCGGTGTGCAGCCGTATGAGATCCGCTACTTCGGTGAGACTTTGGCGGGCGTTTGCGATTTCGACGCGAAGAAGTATCAATCCAAAAAAGACATCCGCCGGGGAACTCGCGCTGGCAGCGTCGGCGTTTACACGGCTCAAGAAGCTGTCGCTCATTCCGGGTTGGATTGGGAAAACGTCGATAAGGATCGAGTCGGAATTTACGTCGGCGTGACTGAACACGGCAACGTTGAGACCGAAAATGAAATCCACGTGATCAAAGGGTTCGACTACGACACGAGTTGTTGGTCGCACCACCACAATCCGCGCACGGTCGCGAACAATCCCGCGGGTGAAATTGCATTGAACATGCAGATTACCGGGCCGCACTACACGATCGGTGCCGCTTGTGCCGCCGGAAACGCTGGCATCATTCAGGGTGCTCAGATGCTGCGGTTGAACGAGTGCGATGTGGCGATCGCGGGCGGAACCAGCGAGAGCATTCACACGTTTGGGATCTTTGCCAGTTTCAACAGTCAGAACGCTTTGGCGACTCACGCGGATCCGACGCTCGCTTCTCGTCCGTTTGACCAAAAGCGAAACGGCATCGTCGTCGCGGAAGGCGGTTGCTTGTACACGCTGGAACGACTCAGTGACGCCAAGGCTCGCGGGGCGGAGATCCACGGCGAGTTGGTTGGTTACGCGATGAACACGGACGCGACTGATTTTGTGTTGCCCAACCCGGAACGCCAAGCTCAATGCGTTCAGAAGGCTCTCAAGCGAGCCGGATTGGAAGCGGACCAGATCGACATCGTCAGCACGCATGCGACGGGAACGAACAGCGGCGACATTCAAGAGTGTGCTGCTTTGCGAAGCGTGTTTGGAAAATGCGAGAATGTTCGCATCAACAACACAAAGAGTTACATCGGGCACGCGATGGGAGCCGCCGGCTCGCTGGAGTTGGCTGGCAATTTGATGGCGTTTCGCGATCAAGTCGTGCACCCCACGATCAACGTCGATGAGCTGGATCCCGAGTGTGACTTGCCGGGCTTGGTTCTCAACGAGCCCCAGGAGAAACCTCGCGTGGATTACATCCTGAACAACTCCTTCGGGATGCTCGGCATCAATTCAGTCGTCATCGTCGGCCGAGTTTGA
- a CDS encoding glycosyltransferase family protein, whose amino-acid sequence MKRFSTPAPKTAEARSLPEKRRTTAIEWVCVIAVFALTFAFRWPFLAESFWIDELHTAWCVADGWDEVAPRAKMGNQQPLYFWALWIWQQIPWPEPFASYPVEVLARLTSLWCVSLSAALITWGSLRYHGSLLAATIAGLFFALDRNAAFFGTELRPYAAVILGSTAAILFAARIWTSASRTRARDWVGLHASVLFAILMHVTSLVTLAPLVIALSVSDLVHAHGNPTEFKRRTIRHVLWLAGWMIVGLLIANHQREIWNHRDAWEAFGRPRSLFALWSMWPWVGWTLIPFAFYLLGSATLPFRTGSKSQSNDVSPATAPPAFRVRPASFAALTLSALMISVISGFFLAKFLGVPIWHRRYLIAGLPLGCISLGAWIAALNLRRHYEILAASIAFTSLFTVFFAQGSIYWTPEWSQPGPNRPWLPRVTSYWVHRGEDWRKALRLIAAETTPKDKENTLQTEHHVWIDGYLIEQPPIVGEVKNADLANYLTFPANGPYSLGSEANLHALGSQTPAEGWKNAVLSKSTNNAHSRHWFLTRSLSSTQREELQRWLPGTQHQGRLGHLYLFSTTNGRD is encoded by the coding sequence ATGAAACGCTTTTCCACGCCTGCTCCGAAGACAGCCGAAGCACGATCGCTTCCCGAAAAACGTCGCACCACCGCAATCGAGTGGGTGTGCGTGATCGCGGTCTTCGCCCTGACTTTCGCGTTTCGATGGCCGTTTTTGGCCGAAAGCTTTTGGATCGACGAACTTCACACGGCATGGTGCGTCGCCGACGGCTGGGACGAAGTGGCTCCACGAGCAAAAATGGGAAACCAGCAACCGCTGTACTTCTGGGCCCTTTGGATCTGGCAACAGATTCCCTGGCCCGAGCCTTTCGCCAGCTACCCCGTGGAAGTCCTGGCTCGGCTAACCAGCCTCTGGTGCGTCAGCCTTTCCGCAGCTCTGATCACCTGGGGATCCCTGCGTTACCACGGCAGCCTGCTGGCAGCGACGATCGCCGGCCTCTTTTTCGCGTTGGATCGCAATGCTGCATTCTTTGGGACTGAACTTCGGCCGTATGCCGCCGTCATCTTGGGCAGCACCGCCGCAATCCTTTTTGCCGCTCGAATCTGGACGTCGGCGTCTCGGACTAGAGCACGAGACTGGGTGGGGCTGCACGCAAGCGTCCTGTTTGCGATTTTGATGCACGTCACTTCCCTGGTGACGCTCGCCCCGCTCGTGATCGCACTGTCAGTGAGCGACTTGGTTCACGCCCACGGAAACCCCACTGAATTCAAACGACGCACTATTCGGCACGTGCTGTGGCTGGCGGGGTGGATGATTGTTGGACTGCTGATCGCCAATCATCAACGAGAAATCTGGAACCACCGGGATGCCTGGGAAGCTTTTGGCCGCCCTCGATCACTCTTCGCTCTTTGGAGCATGTGGCCATGGGTAGGGTGGACCCTCATTCCCTTTGCCTTCTATCTGCTCGGTTCGGCGACTCTGCCATTTCGAACCGGCTCCAAGTCGCAGTCGAACGATGTTTCGCCTGCGACTGCCCCCCCCGCTTTCCGCGTTCGTCCCGCTTCTTTTGCAGCTTTGACACTAAGTGCCCTGATGATCTCTGTGATTTCCGGATTTTTTTTGGCAAAATTTCTTGGGGTTCCAATCTGGCATCGGCGCTATCTGATCGCAGGTTTGCCGCTCGGCTGCATCAGTCTCGGTGCCTGGATCGCCGCTCTGAACCTTCGAAGACACTACGAAATCTTAGCGGCGTCAATTGCTTTCACATCGTTATTTACGGTCTTTTTCGCGCAAGGATCGATTTACTGGACCCCAGAATGGAGTCAGCCTGGACCAAATCGACCCTGGTTACCGCGAGTGACCTCCTACTGGGTGCATCGCGGCGAAGACTGGCGAAAAGCTCTTCGGTTGATTGCCGCAGAAACCACACCCAAAGACAAGGAAAACACGCTTCAGACCGAGCATCACGTCTGGATTGACGGCTATTTGATCGAGCAACCGCCCATTGTGGGAGAGGTCAAAAACGCCGATCTCGCGAACTATCTGACGTTTCCTGCCAACGGACCGTACTCGTTGGGTTCCGAAGCAAACCTTCATGCCTTGGGATCTCAAACGCCGGCGGAAGGATGGAAAAATGCGGTCCTTTCAAAATCCACCAACAATGCCCATTCAAGGCATTGGTTTCTCACGCGTTCCCTGTCATCAACGCAGCGAGAGGAACTCCAGCGATGGCTCCCCGGCACCCAACATCAAGGGCGTCTTGGACACCTTTATCTATTTTCAACGACAAACGGCCGGGACTGA
- a CDS encoding acyl carrier protein encodes MTPAEIRQEIIDILDDISPDEDLDNLDDQKAFREQLELDSMDFLDIVMELRKRHRVQIPEEDYGHLASMHSTVTYLEPKMKDL; translated from the coding sequence ATGACTCCTGCCGAAATTCGCCAAGAAATCATCGATATCCTCGACGACATTTCTCCCGATGAGGACCTCGACAACCTGGACGACCAGAAGGCGTTTCGCGAGCAATTGGAACTGGATTCGATGGACTTTTTGGACATCGTGATGGAGCTTCGCAAGCGTCACCGCGTGCAAATTCCAGAAGAAGACTACGGTCACCTCGCCAGCATGCATTCCACGGTCACGTACCTGGAACCCAAGATGAAGGATCTTTAG
- a CDS encoding carboxypeptidase M32, translated as MSRTTDDHAATFESLCQTFRDAAKLSTTADLLEWDERTGMPRGGADYRAEQVAHLRGLVHTLQTAPVIEEQLASLADWDAASDPHSDIGATLKCLADDYRRQCKLPSDLVQRTASCCVRGQGQWDAARKADDYSMFQPVLDEMLSLKRETGELLKTDDQTVYEALLDEFEPGAKAAALTKTFADLRTELVALIGEIKDSPRQVDTSLITQEFPVEAQRAFSHVLAKAIGFDFNRGRLDETSHPFCTTIGPSDCRILTRYEPNFLPTSIFGTLHEAGHGLYEQGMRDDWFGLPPGSYASLGIHESQSRMWENLVGRTLPFWEHFTPQIQQRFPAQLGNATAAELHRCFNSVSPSLIRVEADEATYNLHIIVRFELEQALISGELSTDDLPVAWADAYEQVIGVRPPSAADGVLQDVHWSAGLIGYFPTYTLGNLAAAQLYDAAKESLGDIDAMVREGNFAPLQEWLVKNVHQLGRTRTADELVEQASGKPLSAEPLIQSLRTRYSQVYDLT; from the coding sequence ATGAGCCGAACGACCGACGATCACGCTGCCACCTTCGAATCGCTTTGCCAAACTTTTCGCGATGCGGCCAAACTGTCCACCACCGCGGATTTGCTGGAATGGGATGAACGCACCGGAATGCCACGCGGAGGAGCGGACTACCGCGCCGAACAAGTCGCTCACCTGCGCGGGTTGGTGCACACCCTGCAAACGGCCCCGGTCATCGAAGAGCAACTCGCTTCGCTTGCGGACTGGGACGCAGCATCCGATCCGCACAGTGACATCGGAGCGACGTTGAAATGTCTCGCCGATGATTACCGCCGGCAATGCAAACTGCCCAGCGACCTGGTCCAACGCACCGCATCATGTTGCGTTCGCGGCCAAGGGCAATGGGACGCCGCTCGCAAAGCCGACGACTATTCGATGTTCCAGCCCGTGCTGGATGAAATGCTTTCGCTCAAACGGGAAACTGGCGAACTCCTGAAGACCGATGACCAAACGGTCTACGAAGCCTTGCTGGACGAATTCGAACCAGGTGCAAAAGCGGCCGCTCTCACAAAAACATTTGCCGACTTGCGAACCGAACTGGTGGCATTGATTGGCGAGATCAAAGACTCACCGCGACAAGTCGACACGTCGCTGATCACCCAGGAATTTCCTGTCGAAGCACAGCGAGCGTTCTCGCACGTGCTCGCCAAAGCGATCGGTTTTGACTTCAACCGAGGTCGGCTGGATGAGACTTCGCATCCATTTTGCACAACGATCGGCCCCTCTGACTGCCGCATCCTAACTCGCTACGAACCCAACTTTCTTCCGACCAGCATCTTCGGAACGCTGCACGAGGCGGGCCACGGACTGTACGAACAAGGCATGCGAGACGACTGGTTCGGATTGCCACCGGGAAGCTACGCGTCGTTGGGAATCCACGAATCACAATCACGAATGTGGGAAAACCTCGTCGGCCGAACGCTGCCGTTCTGGGAACACTTCACCCCGCAGATCCAACAACGCTTCCCGGCGCAATTGGGCAATGCCACCGCTGCGGAATTGCATCGCTGCTTCAATTCCGTCTCGCCATCGCTGATTCGCGTCGAAGCCGACGAGGCGACGTACAACCTGCACATCATCGTACGATTTGAACTGGAACAAGCCCTCATCAGCGGCGAGCTATCGACGGATGATTTGCCGGTCGCATGGGCGGATGCTTACGAACAAGTCATCGGGGTTCGCCCACCGTCGGCCGCCGATGGCGTGCTGCAAGACGTCCACTGGAGCGCGGGCTTGATCGGGTACTTCCCGACTTACACGCTGGGGAATTTGGCCGCGGCACAGTTGTACGATGCTGCCAAAGAATCACTCGGCGACATTGATGCAATGGTTCGGGAAGGGAACTTTGCACCGCTACAAGAATGGTTGGTCAAGAACGTTCATCAGCTCGGACGAACGCGAACCGCGGACGAACTGGTCGAACAAGCCAGCGGCAAACCGCTCTCCGCCGAACCGCTGATCCAAAGCCTGCGAACCCGCTACAGCCAAGTCTACGACCTCACCTAA
- the hisD gene encoding histidinol dehydrogenase, with protein MPEFSIQTVDARDPSSCEAAETLAALREKLSPRGDLVSPRGRELTLKVFGKALTPIEVVETICNDVQSQGTEALLRYTQTLDGAELTAETLRVPEADLKAAHAAADPKLIETIGRIRDNIATFQSAILHRDVTITPRPGVSLTQRYVPIPRVGICVPGGAAAYPSTVMMTAIPAQVAGVDEIAVVAPPTPFGAYNTDMLATCYELGIKEVYRCGGAQAVAAMAYGCDALPAVDKIVGPGNLFVALAKKHVFGTVDIDSFAGPSEVIVIADDSADAAFVASDLLAQAEHSPGSAILITWDESLLAKVESELARQLAELERGDLARDALSDFGALVLARDADHACELTDSFAPEHLQIETRQPESLIAKIRHSGAAFLGHHTPVALGDYAAGPSHVLPTGGTCRWAAGLSANSFLRSGSVTQFDQSALAAIAQDVITVAEKEGLTAHARSISIRTE; from the coding sequence GTGCCTGAATTTTCAATCCAAACCGTTGACGCTCGCGATCCTTCTTCGTGTGAAGCTGCGGAAACGCTGGCCGCGTTGCGAGAAAAGTTGAGTCCTCGTGGGGACTTGGTGAGTCCGCGTGGTCGTGAGTTGACGTTGAAAGTGTTCGGCAAGGCTCTGACGCCGATCGAGGTCGTGGAAACGATCTGCAACGACGTTCAGTCCCAAGGCACCGAGGCTTTGTTGCGGTACACCCAGACGCTCGATGGTGCTGAGTTGACCGCCGAGACGTTACGAGTGCCGGAAGCAGACTTGAAGGCCGCCCATGCCGCGGCGGACCCGAAGCTGATCGAAACCATCGGCCGAATCCGCGACAACATCGCCACGTTCCAGTCCGCGATTTTGCACCGAGATGTCACCATCACGCCGCGTCCGGGAGTCTCGCTGACCCAACGTTACGTGCCGATTCCTCGCGTGGGAATTTGCGTTCCCGGTGGTGCGGCGGCTTATCCATCAACGGTGATGATGACGGCGATTCCGGCTCAGGTTGCTGGCGTCGATGAGATTGCGGTGGTCGCGCCTCCGACCCCGTTTGGTGCTTACAACACGGACATGCTGGCGACTTGTTACGAGCTGGGTATCAAGGAAGTCTATCGGTGCGGAGGAGCACAGGCTGTCGCCGCGATGGCGTACGGATGCGATGCCTTGCCCGCGGTCGACAAAATCGTCGGACCCGGCAACCTGTTCGTGGCATTGGCGAAGAAGCACGTGTTCGGCACCGTCGACATCGATTCGTTTGCCGGGCCGAGCGAAGTGATTGTGATCGCGGACGATTCTGCGGACGCCGCTTTTGTTGCGTCGGATTTGTTGGCTCAAGCCGAACATTCGCCCGGATCGGCAATCTTGATCACATGGGATGAGTCGTTGCTTGCAAAGGTCGAATCGGAATTGGCTCGGCAGCTTGCGGAGCTCGAGCGTGGCGATTTGGCTCGCGATGCTTTGTCCGATTTCGGCGCTTTGGTTTTGGCTCGCGACGCCGATCACGCCTGCGAATTGACCGACTCGTTCGCGCCGGAGCACTTGCAAATTGAGACTCGCCAGCCGGAATCGTTGATTGCGAAAATTCGGCACAGTGGCGCGGCATTTTTGGGGCACCACACTCCGGTGGCCTTGGGCGATTACGCGGCTGGGCCCAGTCACGTGTTGCCGACGGGAGGCACGTGCCGTTGGGCGGCGGGGTTGTCGGCCAACAGCTTTTTGCGGTCCGGGAGTGTGACTCAGTTCGATCAATCGGCTCTGGCGGCAATCGCTCAAGATGTGATCACGGTTGCGGAGAAAGAGGGCCTGACGGCTCACGCACGCAGTATTTCGATTCGAACGGAATGA
- a CDS encoding DUF1559 domain-containing protein, with protein MSSKKRGAFTLVELLVVIAIIGVLVGLLLPAVQAAREAARRMSCSNNFKQMGLAVHNYHSAFNTLPQQMTGANYTTTADSALTQRLYLSGLVGLTPFMEQQAIWDVVSNPYQTPGGGMLINPGPWRTDFPPWMTNIPTLRCPSDPGVGLPALGRSNFAFCLGDAIELVHSGGRNERGNYEDGGIATGQAGIKGRATGNNTNWAALARARNRGMFWARHQLKFRDCLDGLSNTIAMGEVATTIGARELIAEFQLNAGIDVITNPAFCDPGVDPARPQFWLPDADLPGNLGGGNQIRGGRWADGRIQYTSFQTIKPPNSLNCFSADDASQGISSCSSRHQGGAHVLLGDGAVKFITDSIDAGNQQSTPLIDGSQSVYGIWGALGTRASKEVVDTGDIF; from the coding sequence ATGAGCAGCAAGAAAAGAGGAGCCTTCACGCTGGTGGAGCTCCTGGTGGTGATCGCCATCATTGGCGTTTTGGTGGGGCTGCTGTTGCCCGCGGTCCAGGCCGCTCGCGAGGCGGCACGCCGAATGAGTTGCAGCAACAACTTCAAACAGATGGGACTTGCGGTCCACAACTATCACTCGGCATTCAATACATTGCCGCAGCAGATGACGGGAGCGAACTACACGACCACGGCCGACTCCGCATTGACGCAACGCTTGTATCTGAGCGGCCTGGTCGGTTTGACGCCGTTCATGGAACAACAAGCGATCTGGGACGTTGTCAGCAACCCTTACCAAACTCCTGGCGGAGGCATGCTGATTAACCCAGGACCTTGGCGGACAGACTTTCCACCTTGGATGACGAACATCCCCACCCTTCGCTGCCCCAGCGACCCAGGCGTGGGACTGCCAGCACTCGGCCGATCCAACTTTGCTTTTTGCCTTGGCGACGCGATTGAACTGGTTCACTCAGGTGGTCGCAACGAACGCGGCAACTACGAAGATGGCGGTATCGCCACCGGGCAAGCTGGCATCAAAGGCCGCGCGACCGGAAACAACACCAACTGGGCAGCCCTGGCTCGAGCTCGAAACCGAGGGATGTTCTGGGCACGGCATCAATTGAAATTCCGAGACTGCCTTGACGGATTGTCCAACACAATCGCCATGGGTGAAGTGGCGACGACAATCGGTGCTCGCGAATTGATCGCTGAGTTTCAACTCAACGCGGGGATAGACGTCATCACCAATCCAGCATTTTGCGATCCCGGAGTTGATCCAGCCCGTCCTCAGTTCTGGCTCCCCGATGCTGATCTGCCCGGCAACTTGGGCGGCGGGAACCAAATTCGTGGTGGACGCTGGGCCGACGGTCGAATCCAGTACACCTCGTTCCAAACCATCAAGCCACCAAACTCGCTGAACTGCTTTTCGGCTGATGACGCCAGCCAAGGCATCTCGTCGTGCAGTAGCCGGCACCAAGGTGGTGCTCACGTCTTGCTAGGCGACGGTGCCGTCAAGTTCATCACCGACAGCATCGATGCGGGAAATCAGCAATCAACTCCGCTGATTGATGGTAGCCAAAGCGTCTACGGCATCTGGGGTGCACTTGGTACTCGAGCGTCCAAAGAAGTCGTCGATACGGGCGACATTTTCTAG